From Pusillibacter faecalis, one genomic window encodes:
- a CDS encoding helix-turn-helix domain-containing protein, with protein MLSENIRAMRKSKGLSQQELAMKLNVVRQTISKWEQGRSVPDSDMLILISEALKIPVSTLLGETIAETQVDDLKAISEKLEIINLQLAQKNVERRNRIQGSLIVLCSMIVVISAVFMVLNSPYLSWDYHDPETAVLGVGFHILEWLFVRIAPIIFAGAVVGIFFTRKSR; from the coding sequence ATGTTAAGTGAAAATATACGGGCAATGAGAAAGTCGAAAGGACTTTCACAGCAAGAACTTGCTATGAAGTTGAATGTTGTTCGGCAAACCATTTCAAAATGGGAGCAAGGACGATCTGTTCCCGACTCAGATATGCTCATTCTGATATCAGAGGCCTTGAAAATCCCAGTTAGCACATTACTGGGAGAAACGATTGCGGAGACTCAGGTTGATGATTTAAAAGCAATTTCAGAAAAACTAGAGATTATAAATTTACAGCTTGCACAAAAAAACGTTGAAAGGCGAAACAGGATTCAAGGCTCCCTCATAGTACTCTGTTCTATGATCGTAGTCATTTCAGCAGTTTTCATGGTATTAAACAGTCCTTATTTAAGCTGGGATTATCATGACCCTGAAACTGCTGTTCTGGGAGTGGGGTTTCATATATTGGAGTGGCTATTTGTTCGAATAGCGCCTATCATATTTGCCGGGGCAGTCGTTGGAATTTTTTTTACACGAAAGAGCAGGTGA
- a CDS encoding competence/damage-inducible protein A, with protein MSHTAEIIAVGTELLLGNIANTNAQEISESLSTLGINVFWHTVVGDNPIRLKEALDIARRRADILITTGGLGPTYDDLTKQTICEVFGKPLVLHRDILEEIREFYEGTVHAPMPENNTQQAELPAGCVIFENPVGTAPGCAFEQDGVHVLMLPGPPHEMRTMLRRHALPYLRALSSEIIVSHDVMTFGMGESFVDQLLHQKMAAMSNPTLATYAKPFEVRLRATAKARSQEAAEAMLAPVVEEVRAVLGPVVYGVDVSGLAECCFAHLLRRGLTLATAESCTGGLVAEQITALPGASKIYRGGVVSYWTSVKQGMLGVPQEILDADGPVSEPCARAMAEGARRITGADLAVSVTGVAGPEPDERGVPVGIVYIGLATPDGVFCRCVDTGKRQRSLLQGLAANHAFDVVRRYLTGLPIKL; from the coding sequence ATGTCACATACTGCCGAAATTATTGCCGTCGGCACTGAACTGCTGCTGGGAAACATCGCCAACACCAATGCCCAGGAGATTTCCGAGAGCCTCTCCACCCTGGGCATCAATGTCTTCTGGCACACTGTGGTGGGCGACAACCCCATCCGGCTGAAGGAGGCTCTGGATATTGCCCGCCGCCGGGCGGATATTCTCATCACCACCGGCGGCCTAGGGCCGACCTATGACGACCTGACCAAGCAGACCATCTGCGAGGTCTTCGGCAAGCCCCTGGTTCTGCACCGGGATATTTTGGAGGAAATCCGGGAATTTTATGAGGGAACTGTGCATGCCCCCATGCCGGAGAACAACACCCAGCAGGCAGAGCTGCCGGCGGGCTGTGTGATCTTTGAGAATCCTGTGGGCACTGCCCCTGGCTGCGCCTTTGAGCAGGACGGCGTTCACGTGCTCATGCTGCCGGGACCGCCCCATGAGATGCGCACTATGCTGCGCCGCCATGCGCTTCCCTATCTGCGCGCGCTCTCCTCTGAAATCATTGTCTCCCATGACGTGATGACCTTTGGTATGGGGGAGTCCTTTGTGGACCAGCTTCTCCATCAAAAAATGGCCGCCATGAGCAATCCCACCCTCGCAACTTACGCCAAGCCCTTCGAGGTCCGGCTCCGTGCTACCGCCAAGGCCAGGAGTCAGGAGGCGGCGGAGGCCATGCTGGCCCCGGTTGTGGAGGAAGTCCGTGCCGTCTTGGGTCCTGTGGTCTATGGGGTGGACGTCTCTGGTCTGGCGGAGTGCTGCTTTGCACACCTGCTGCGGCGGGGGCTCACGCTTGCCACCGCTGAGAGCTGCACCGGCGGCCTGGTTGCAGAGCAAATCACAGCTCTGCCGGGCGCATCCAAGATTTACCGCGGCGGCGTTGTCAGCTACTGGACCAGCGTTAAACAGGGTATGCTGGGGGTCCCCCAGGAGATCCTGGATGCGGATGGTCCCGTGTCGGAACCCTGTGCCCGGGCGATGGCGGAGGGCGCGCGGCGGATCACCGGGGCCGACCTTGCCGTGTCCGTTACCGGCGTAGCAGGGCCGGAGCCAGATGAGCGGGGTGTTCCTGTGGGAATCGTTTACATCGGTCTAGCCACACCAGACGGTGTCTTTTGCCGCTGCGTGGATACCGGGAAGCGGCAGCGAAGCCTGCTGCAGGGCTTGGCCGCCAACCACGCCTTTGACGTGGTCCGGCGCTATCTGACTGGGCTTCCCATCAAGCTATAA
- the thiI gene encoding tRNA uracil 4-sulfurtransferase ThiI, with translation MNHNEMLLLKLGEVVLKGLNRRSFEDKLVSNVRRRLKSLGSFQVYVRQSTIYVEPQKEECDMAAALAAARQVFGVVSVVRAIPCEKTVEAITAAAQAYLADEFAAARTFKVESRRADKSFALNSIQISQEVGGNLADAFPHVKVDVHHPDLTVHVEIREKHAYVHGPAISGAGGLPVGTGGHAVSLLSGGLDSPVSSWMMARRGVQLEMVHFVSPPYTSQQAQDKVVELARLLTAYCGAMLVHIVPFTEIQEEIRRRCPEEYFTLMMRRFMMRISQAVAKKAGAHALVTGESLGQVASQTMLALGVTEDVVSLPVLRPLIGMDKVEIIRTAREIGTYETSILPYEDCCTVFTPRHPAIRPRLEDVRAAEAALDVDALVARALEGETWVRVKP, from the coding sequence ATGAATCACAATGAAATGCTGCTTTTGAAACTGGGCGAGGTCGTCCTGAAAGGATTGAACCGCAGGTCCTTTGAGGATAAGCTGGTGTCCAATGTGCGGCGGCGACTGAAGTCTCTGGGCAGCTTCCAGGTCTATGTCCGCCAGAGCACCATCTACGTAGAGCCGCAGAAGGAGGAGTGCGACATGGCCGCCGCCCTGGCCGCCGCCCGGCAGGTGTTCGGCGTCGTCTCTGTTGTGCGGGCGATCCCTTGCGAGAAAACGGTGGAGGCCATCACCGCCGCCGCCCAAGCCTATCTAGCCGATGAATTTGCCGCCGCCCGCACCTTTAAGGTAGAGAGCCGGCGGGCAGACAAGAGCTTTGCCCTGAACTCCATTCAAATCTCCCAGGAGGTAGGCGGCAATCTGGCGGACGCCTTTCCCCATGTAAAGGTGGACGTCCACCACCCGGATCTGACGGTTCACGTGGAAATCCGCGAAAAGCACGCCTATGTCCACGGACCTGCCATTTCCGGGGCCGGGGGGCTTCCTGTGGGCACCGGCGGACACGCCGTGAGCCTGCTCTCCGGCGGACTGGACAGCCCTGTATCCTCCTGGATGATGGCCCGCCGGGGCGTACAGCTGGAGATGGTCCATTTCGTCTCCCCGCCCTACACCTCTCAGCAGGCTCAGGACAAAGTGGTGGAGCTGGCCCGCCTGCTCACCGCCTACTGCGGCGCCATGCTGGTGCATATCGTCCCCTTCACAGAGATTCAGGAGGAGATCCGCCGCCGCTGCCCGGAGGAGTACTTCACCCTCATGATGCGCCGCTTCATGATGCGCATCAGTCAGGCTGTGGCGAAGAAGGCCGGCGCCCACGCCCTAGTCACCGGTGAGTCCCTGGGGCAGGTGGCCAGCCAGACCATGCTGGCCCTGGGCGTCACAGAGGACGTGGTGAGCCTGCCGGTGCTGCGGCCCCTCATTGGCATGGACAAGGTGGAGATCATCCGGACCGCCCGAGAGATCGGCACCTATGAGACCTCGATCCTGCCCTATGAGGACTGCTGTACGGTCTTTACCCCCCGGCACCCGGCTATTCGCCCTCGTCTGGAAGATGTCCGGGCGGCGGAGGCCGCGCTGGACGTGGATGCCCTGGTAGCCAGAGCCCTGGAGGGGGAGACCTGGGTTCGTGTCAAACCCTAA
- a CDS encoding ArsR/SmtB family transcription factor, which produces METYIDYAEEAMLLKALAHPIRLQIVHGLLTEGCHNVRCIENRTGVSQSCTSQHLQRLRSAGIVEAERVGNEVYYRVSSQRMARLMAALTGEEAAVYVL; this is translated from the coding sequence ATGGAAACATACATAGACTATGCAGAGGAGGCCATGTTGCTTAAGGCCTTGGCCCATCCCATCCGGCTGCAGATCGTTCACGGACTGCTGACAGAGGGGTGCCACAACGTTCGCTGCATTGAAAACAGAACCGGCGTAAGCCAATCCTGCACGTCTCAGCACCTGCAGCGGCTGCGCTCTGCGGGGATTGTGGAGGCCGAGCGGGTGGGCAATGAGGTCTATTATCGGGTGTCCTCCCAGCGGATGGCCCGGCTGATGGCAGCCCTGACAGGAGAGGAGGCGGCAGTCTATGTCCTATGA
- a CDS encoding NAD(P)/FAD-dependent oxidoreductase: MSYDVLVIGGGPAGMSAALNARARGKRVLVVSNPLEENPLWRSKLVDNHLGMPRISGAEMLTSFRRHAEAAGAEFRTGKVLSTVRMGDDWYVSIGSDMEHAGALVLAAGVARGRKFSGEAEFLGRGVSYCATCDGMLYRGKSVAVLGYSDTARQEAEFLTGIGCSVTYFDHPRTCAITGGDRVSAVTCDGETVTAEGVFLLRPTMAPTDLFQGLELEGDYVRTDRRMATNLPGVFAAGDCTGGALQVSKAVGEGLVAGQSAAAYLEGKRSENQKKRSHQNGSSAFENSGV; the protein is encoded by the coding sequence ATGTCCTATGATGTGTTGGTGATTGGCGGCGGTCCTGCCGGGATGTCTGCGGCGCTGAATGCGCGCGCACGGGGCAAGCGGGTGCTGGTGGTGTCCAACCCGCTGGAGGAAAATCCCCTGTGGCGGTCCAAGCTGGTGGATAATCACCTGGGAATGCCCCGGATATCTGGGGCGGAAATGCTGACAAGTTTCCGCCGCCACGCTGAGGCTGCCGGTGCGGAGTTCCGGACCGGCAAGGTCCTCAGCACCGTCCGGATGGGGGACGACTGGTATGTCAGCATCGGCAGCGACATGGAGCACGCCGGGGCCCTGGTCCTGGCGGCAGGGGTGGCCCGTGGGCGGAAATTTTCCGGCGAAGCAGAATTCCTGGGCCGGGGCGTCAGCTACTGCGCCACCTGCGATGGGATGCTCTACCGGGGAAAGAGCGTAGCGGTGCTGGGATACAGCGACACCGCCCGGCAGGAGGCGGAATTTCTGACCGGCATCGGCTGCTCCGTCACCTATTTTGACCATCCGCGAACCTGTGCGATCACAGGCGGGGATCGGGTCTCGGCCGTCACCTGCGATGGCGAAACCGTGACGGCGGAAGGCGTGTTCCTCCTGCGGCCCACCATGGCGCCTACAGACCTCTTTCAGGGGCTGGAGCTGGAGGGGGACTATGTGCGCACGGACCGGCGCATGGCCACGAACCTGCCGGGTGTCTTTGCGGCGGGAGACTGTACGGGCGGAGCGCTTCAAGTCTCCAAAGCGGTGGGAGAGGGGCTGGTGGCTGGTCAGAGCGCCGCGGCCTATTTGGAAGGAAAGCGATCAGAAAATCAAAAGAAAAGGAGTCATCAAAATGGCAGTTCAGCATTTGAAAACAGCGGAGTTTGA
- a CDS encoding S-layer homology domain-containing protein: MMRQALRRAMACFLLAAVLSTAAVIPASAAGFRDVPSGHWAAESIERCVSLGFFQGKSASQFGMGEEMTRSAFAVVLCRFFGWETPVPDQATFQDVPVNVWYAGAVEAAYDHGAVTDQRKDFRPNDPITREELAVMLVRALGYGTIAGLVQELPTPFQDVTSSAGYITMAHDMGLMDGTSGTVFAPDQTASREQVAVILMRLYDQLHSSEPETLAMLSASEYGEMADMTGLNVVVVPAGRLIGAGGRPMITGSIQAEAAGQMLDAAHQAGAKALLSLDGGPSALDADIQETAKMLAQTVKESGYDGLFLDIPQLKGEKKRDMTQLTKALAAELGELSLYLVAEAPTWAGKAYDGYDYEELARAADHLVLRVGSYESHDDGFSTAPVSPLEEVYYALALLQDGIDTSKLTLLLDTAPSVWDSSGRQRTLSAEELGELMASGEQHYSTRYACAYLTGSGQDGSELVAWYLDQEAIQTRKNLAQAFDVGQLCLTDWNAVVKEFFADSE, from the coding sequence ATGATGAGACAAGCATTGCGGCGCGCTATGGCGTGTTTCCTGCTGGCGGCGGTGCTATCCACCGCGGCGGTGATTCCCGCTTCCGCGGCAGGCTTTCGGGATGTCCCGTCCGGTCACTGGGCGGCGGAGAGCATCGAGAGATGTGTGAGTCTGGGATTCTTCCAGGGAAAGAGTGCCAGCCAGTTTGGCATGGGTGAGGAGATGACCCGCTCGGCCTTTGCTGTGGTGCTGTGCCGCTTTTTCGGGTGGGAGACCCCGGTTCCCGATCAGGCCACGTTTCAGGATGTGCCTGTCAATGTATGGTACGCCGGCGCTGTAGAGGCTGCCTATGACCACGGTGCTGTTACAGACCAGAGAAAAGACTTCCGGCCCAACGATCCCATAACCCGGGAGGAACTGGCGGTGATGCTGGTGCGGGCCTTGGGTTACGGCACCATTGCCGGACTGGTGCAGGAGCTGCCCACGCCCTTTCAGGATGTCACCAGCAGCGCCGGTTATATCACCATGGCCCACGACATGGGCCTGATGGACGGCACCAGTGGTACGGTATTCGCTCCGGATCAAACTGCATCCCGGGAACAGGTTGCGGTCATTCTGATGCGCCTCTACGATCAGCTCCACAGCTCTGAGCCGGAGACGTTGGCGATGCTCTCCGCATCGGAATATGGCGAGATGGCGGATATGACCGGCCTGAACGTCGTGGTGGTTCCCGCAGGACGGCTGATTGGCGCGGGAGGCCGGCCCATGATTACTGGCTCCATCCAGGCGGAAGCTGCCGGACAGATGCTGGATGCGGCACATCAGGCAGGGGCCAAGGCCCTGCTATCTCTTGACGGCGGCCCATCGGCCCTGGATGCGGATATCCAGGAGACGGCCAAGATGCTGGCACAGACCGTGAAGGAGAGCGGCTATGACGGGCTCTTTCTGGACATTCCCCAGCTCAAGGGGGAGAAAAAGCGGGACATGACTCAGCTGACAAAGGCTTTGGCTGCCGAGCTGGGAGAGCTTTCGCTGTATCTGGTGGCAGAGGCCCCCACTTGGGCAGGCAAGGCGTACGATGGCTACGATTATGAGGAACTGGCTCGGGCGGCGGACCATCTGGTGCTGCGGGTGGGTTCCTATGAGAGCCACGATGATGGCTTTTCCACCGCACCGGTCAGTCCGCTGGAGGAGGTCTATTATGCACTGGCGCTGCTGCAGGATGGAATCGACACCAGCAAGCTGACACTGCTGCTGGACACCGCGCCCTCCGTTTGGGACAGCAGCGGCCGGCAGCGCACACTGTCCGCAGAAGAGCTGGGGGAACTGATGGCGAGCGGTGAGCAGCATTATTCCACCCGTTACGCCTGTGCCTACCTTACCGGCTCAGGGCAGGACGGGAGCGAGCTGGTGGCCTGGTATTTGGACCAGGAAGCCATACAAACGAGAAAGAATCTGGCGCAGGCCTTTGACGTGGGGCAGCTGTGCCTGACAGACTGGAACGCCGTGGTAAAAGAGTTTTTTGCGGATTCGGAATGA
- a CDS encoding helix-turn-helix domain-containing protein — MTTQERKAVGHRLRQQRNRLGLTREQFAELADIGAGYYGQLEVGTSQMSVDTLIKLSRTSRLSMEYILLGDVPQEQDLTPLQAMLARCTPRELHLAEKVLQLFLLRGDI; from the coding sequence ATGACAACACAAGAGCGGAAGGCTGTCGGCCATCGGTTACGCCAGCAGCGCAACCGGCTTGGACTGACCAGGGAGCAATTTGCAGAACTGGCAGATATTGGTGCGGGTTATTACGGACAGCTTGAGGTGGGGACCTCACAGATGTCGGTTGACACTCTGATCAAGCTCTCCAGAACCTCCCGGCTTTCTATGGAATACATTCTTCTAGGAGACGTGCCCCAGGAGCAGGACCTGACCCCTCTTCAGGCAATGTTGGCCCGCTGCACCCCGCGGGAACTGCATCTGGCAGAAAAAGTTCTGCAGCTATTTTTGCTACGCGGCGATATTTAG
- the trxA gene encoding thioredoxin, translating to MAVQHLKTAEFDAVVEAAPLAMVDFWADWCGPCKMLTPTVEALAEQYGDRVVTGKVNVDEEPELARRFGIMSIPTVVFLKNGKEIERKVGVLPPETFAAVLEQYL from the coding sequence ATGGCAGTTCAGCATTTGAAAACAGCGGAGTTTGACGCGGTTGTAGAGGCGGCGCCTCTCGCCATGGTGGATTTCTGGGCAGATTGGTGCGGCCCCTGCAAGATGCTTACCCCCACTGTGGAAGCCTTGGCGGAACAGTATGGGGACAGGGTTGTGACAGGAAAGGTCAATGTGGACGAGGAGCCGGAGCTGGCCCGCCGCTTTGGGATCATGAGCATCCCGACGGTGGTGTTCTTGAAAAACGGAAAGGAAATAGAACGGAAGGTGGGGGTCTTGCCGCCGGAGACCTTTGCCGCGGTGCTGGAACAATATCTGTAA
- a CDS encoding tyrosine-type recombinase/integrase translates to MQEYIVNRPDPNAMKQILEKNFENAAGVILRLAWQAGLLRDEIHTLTWGQIDFLDNQILLKDRTVPISGELAIWLRALREGRSHRSEVVVLSDRDQKPLKPQSISRLARMALDAGGQTGVRLIDLRHDFVLRQLETEDWQYVSRITGIEAAAMNVHFAQHLEHRRVSTRARREEAQPPDEFALWKLLQAERLSPAGVTLWLTWQLGLRLEEIVTLRWDQLHGETLRLPDRIVPLTSGVLGVLSDLRAASPDAVYILTAPRSGRPYDRTRLSKIVRTALVRAGLDNITLRDLRLDCDIRVGGENEVTAFLRRHQSITRNEAAELLQVSASTAYNRLKQMVRRGRLTQIGARYYLSSAVVPPERQTEVILEYLDREGFAYRQDIARLLKIDPRQCRPILQRMVNAGQIEQQRQRYVVKKNA, encoded by the coding sequence ATGCAGGAATACATTGTCAACCGCCCGGACCCAAATGCTATGAAGCAAATTTTAGAAAAAAATTTTGAAAATGCGGCAGGGGTGATTCTGCGGCTGGCATGGCAGGCAGGGCTGCTGCGGGATGAGATTCACACGCTGACCTGGGGCCAGATTGACTTCCTGGACAATCAGATTCTTTTAAAAGACCGGACCGTGCCCATTTCAGGGGAACTGGCAATCTGGCTGAGAGCCTTGCGGGAGGGACGCAGCCATCGCTCAGAAGTGGTGGTGCTGTCAGACCGGGATCAAAAGCCTCTGAAGCCACAGTCGATTTCCCGCCTTGCCCGGATGGCACTGGACGCCGGAGGGCAGACTGGCGTTCGGCTCATTGATCTGCGGCATGACTTTGTCCTGCGGCAGCTGGAGACAGAGGACTGGCAGTATGTCTCCCGGATCACCGGCATTGAGGCAGCTGCCATGAATGTTCACTTCGCTCAGCATCTGGAACATAGAAGGGTCTCTACCAGGGCGCGGCGGGAGGAGGCCCAGCCGCCGGATGAATTTGCCCTGTGGAAGCTGCTGCAGGCGGAGCGGCTGTCCCCGGCTGGCGTGACGCTGTGGCTGACATGGCAGCTGGGGCTGCGGCTGGAGGAGATCGTGACTCTCCGCTGGGATCAGCTTCACGGTGAAACGCTGCGTCTGCCGGACCGGATTGTACCGCTGACCAGCGGCGTTTTGGGGGTGCTGTCGGACTTGCGGGCCGCTTCGCCGGACGCCGTGTACATTCTGACAGCCCCCAGAAGCGGGCGGCCCTATGACCGCACCCGCCTTTCCAAGATTGTCCGGACCGCACTGGTCCGGGCGGGGCTGGACAACATCACCCTGCGGGACCTGCGTCTGGACTGCGACATCCGGGTGGGCGGGGAGAACGAGGTGACTGCGTTTTTGCGCCGCCATCAGTCCATCACCCGGAATGAGGCGGCGGAGCTGCTGCAGGTCTCCGCCAGCACGGCCTATAACCGCCTCAAGCAGATGGTGCGCAGAGGACGGCTCACCCAGATTGGAGCCCGCTATTATCTCAGCTCGGCGGTGGTGCCTCCCGAACGGCAGACGGAGGTGATCCTGGAGTATTTGGATCGGGAGGGGTTCGCCTACCGCCAGGATATTGCCCGGCTTTTAAAAATTGATCCCCGCCAGTGCCGGCCCATCCTGCAGAGGATGGTGAACGCGGGGCAGATTGAGCAGCAGAGACAGCGGTATGTAGTGAAGAAAAACGCCTGA